Proteins encoded by one window of Rhea pennata isolate bPtePen1 chromosome 11, bPtePen1.pri, whole genome shotgun sequence:
- the PSMD10 gene encoding 26S proteasome non-ATPase regulatory subunit 10 isoform X1, with amino-acid sequence MESSVSDVEVCNLAYAGRLEELRARLQRDRGLATRADQDSRTALHWACSAGHTAVADLLLGLGVPVGDKDDAGWTPLHIAASAGRDEIVKALIDKGAQVNAVNQNGCTPLHYAASKNKQEIAIMLLENGADPDATDHFESTPLHRAAAKGNLKMIQILLRHNASVNIQDSEGNTPLHLACDEERVDEAKLLVSHGASIHIENKEELTPLKVAKGGLGAILKRMVEG; translated from the exons aTGGAGTCGTCGGTGTCGGACGTGGAGGTCTGCAATCTGGCTTACGCCGGGCGGCTGGAGGAGCTGCGGGCCCGGCTGCAGCGCGACCGGGGCCTGGCCACGCGCGCGGACCAG GACAGCCGGACCGCGCTGCACTGGGCCTGCTCGGCCGGACACACGGCCGTCGCCGACCTCCTCCTCGGCCTCGGCGTGCCCGTCGGCGACAAGGACGAC GCTGGTTGGACTCCCCTACATATTGCCGCATCGGCAGGCCGTGATGAAATTGTGAAAGCGCTCATTGACAAGGGTGCGCAGGTGAATGCTGTCAATCAGAACGGCTGCACACCCCTGCACTATGCAGCCTCCAAAAACAAGCAGGAG ATTGCGATCATGCTTTTAGAGAACGGAGCTGATCCAGATGCAACAGATCATTTTGAGTCTACTCCATTACACAGAGCAGCAGCCAAAGGAAACCTAAAAATGATACAGATACTTCTGCGGCACAATGCATCCGTTAATATACAGGACTCTGAAGGGAATACTCCTCT TCACTTAGCCTGCGATGAAGAAAGAGTGGATGAGGCAAAGCTGCTGGTGTCTCACGGTGCAAGTATTCACATTGAGAATAAAGAAGAATTGACCCCACTGAAAGTGGCAAAAGGTGGCCTGGGAGCCATACTTAAAAGAATGGTGGAAGGCTAG
- the VSIG1 gene encoding V-set and immunoglobulin domain-containing protein 1, whose translation MFATMLKILPILSTLAGLGVSSIVVTVPQKTVNVTTGGNATLLCTYTSSAPLGNFFIQWSFYSARESQLNTQSPCAYIQSMDEKSVSHCQKMVYVTDARGRCSWTHKIYYYSGGESYSYGEFKNRIKAGTGPGNASITIFNMQPSETGSYTCEVFSPQADGGQSQKSVIVNVLVKPSKPFCKIEGTAERGHLISLLCKCEEGLPRPTYRWYKVDENTLKPVTEQFNPKTGVLTIGNLTTFETGYYQCIASNILGNSTCELDLTTKHSDGGIVAGALIGAIVAGVIICITVWVLTKREKKKRKKSSNNEMQVMTQKQPNAEYVQVPNEENIPATTVPSSNATNEYPTLEETAVSGTPENDEKQEVEKEEIA comes from the exons GTCTCGGTGTCAGCAGCATCGTGGTGACCGTCCCACAGAAGACAGTGAATGTCACTACAGGAGGAAATGCAACTCTTCTCTGCACATACACGAGCTCTGCGCCACTGGGAAACTTCTTCATTCAGTGGAGTTTTTACAGTGCCAGAGAGAGCCAGCTGAATACA CAGTCCCCGTGTGCCTATATTCAGAGTATGGATGAAAAGTCAGTCAGTCATTGTCAAAAGATGGTGTATGTGACAGATGCGCGGGGAAGATGTAGCTGGACACacaag ATCTATTATTATTCAGGAGGAGAGTCTTATTCCTATGGAGAATTTAAGAACAGGATCAAAGCTGGAACAGGTCCAGGGAATGCCTCAATAACAATCTTCAACATGCAGCCCTCAGAAACTGGTTCTTACACCTGTGAAGTTTTCAGTCCGCAAGCTGATGGTGGACAGAGTCAAAAATCAGTGATTGTCAATGTGCTAG TCAAACCATCAAAGCCTTTCTGCAAAATAGAAGGAACAGCTGAGAGAGGCCATCTAATCTCTCTCTTGTGCAAATGTGAAGAAGGATTGCCTCGCCCTACTTACCGCTGGTATAAAGTAGATGAGAATACCCTCAAGCCTGTGACTGAACAATTTA ATCCAAAAACTGGAGTTCTTACCATTGGCAACCTCACCACCTTTGAAACGGGGTATTACCAGTGCATAGCCAGCAACATCCTGGGGAACAGTACCTGTGAGCTTGACCTAACGACAAAGC attCAGATGGTGGTATTGTTGCTGGAGCATTAATTGGAGCAATTGTTGCAGGTGTTATCATATGCATTACTGTCTGGGTCTTAAccaagagggaaaagaaaaagagaaagaagtcatCGAATAATGAAATGCA AGTAATGACTCAGAAACAACCCAATGCAGAGTACGTTCAGGTACCTAATGAAGAAAACATACCTGCAACCACAGTTCCATCAAGCAATGCAACAAATGAATATCCTACTCTTGAGGAAACAGCAGTCTCTGGGACACCTGAAAATGATGAGAAGCAAGAagtggaaaaagaggaaatagcCTAG
- the PSMD10 gene encoding 26S proteasome non-ATPase regulatory subunit 10 isoform X2, protein MESSVSDVEVCNLAYAGRLEELRARLQRDRGLATRADQDSRTALHWACSAGHTAVADLLLGLGVPVGDKDDAGWTPLHIAASAGRDEIVKALIDKGAQIAIMLLENGADPDATDHFESTPLHRAAAKGNLKMIQILLRHNASVNIQDSEGNTPLHLACDEERVDEAKLLVSHGASIHIENKEELTPLKVAKGGLGAILKRMVEG, encoded by the exons aTGGAGTCGTCGGTGTCGGACGTGGAGGTCTGCAATCTGGCTTACGCCGGGCGGCTGGAGGAGCTGCGGGCCCGGCTGCAGCGCGACCGGGGCCTGGCCACGCGCGCGGACCAG GACAGCCGGACCGCGCTGCACTGGGCCTGCTCGGCCGGACACACGGCCGTCGCCGACCTCCTCCTCGGCCTCGGCGTGCCCGTCGGCGACAAGGACGAC GCTGGTTGGACTCCCCTACATATTGCCGCATCGGCAGGCCGTGATGAAATTGTGAAAGCGCTCATTGACAAGGGTGCGCAG ATTGCGATCATGCTTTTAGAGAACGGAGCTGATCCAGATGCAACAGATCATTTTGAGTCTACTCCATTACACAGAGCAGCAGCCAAAGGAAACCTAAAAATGATACAGATACTTCTGCGGCACAATGCATCCGTTAATATACAGGACTCTGAAGGGAATACTCCTCT TCACTTAGCCTGCGATGAAGAAAGAGTGGATGAGGCAAAGCTGCTGGTGTCTCACGGTGCAAGTATTCACATTGAGAATAAAGAAGAATTGACCCCACTGAAAGTGGCAAAAGGTGGCCTGGGAGCCATACTTAAAAGAATGGTGGAAGGCTAG